The sequence tcaaTACCTTTGAGGTTAAAAACTATCTGTTTTAGTATCATCTATATGTGTCGAGTCATGTACTAatggaatatatatatatatatatgtaacaTCGATTGTTATTATACATTAGATTATGACATTTTATTTTGACCACtcaaacaatttaaattttttcaattttcttacaATATTTGACAACAGAAATTTTggtcttaaaaaaaattctaatataatttaataattttattaatttactaaaaagTATGCAATTGGTTTAATTATGTATGCCATTAATTACGTGGCAGCCACATCAAATTTAAGTTAATAACTTTACTATTTACTCTTTGCctataaaaaaaggaaacttTGCCATTTACTCTAGTATAAATATTGAAACTTCCAATAAAAACTATAACACCATATTCTTGCAGAACTATATgatagagaaaacaatctaagattaaaataaaaagtgattTGATTACATAAATAACCATTAttatcactttttttttttttcaaaataatcaaaattgatggtatgaattgattaattagCGGTAAGAGGAATGAAACAAGCAAATGGCCCTAATTAACTAATTCAAAGTAATCTTGAAATGCCCTCTTTATAACTTATCTTTTTAGTACAATTTGTAGCATcgatactaaaattaaaacatatcaaacaaataagaaataattggTGGGTTAATTGAGACCAATTGGTGGTGATGAATCAAACAAAGTTTTTGaagtaatataaaaacaaacaaGAAGATGAAATCCAAAAAATTGTTAATCCAAATGGTGCATCAATTGTCAATCcccaaaatcaaaatcaaaatcaaaatcaacttTATCCACATGGGTTACATTGGTACCTTGTTAGGTAGTGGTAATAGAAAGAACCCATTTCCTCTTTTCCcatcaaaaaaaatttctctcTATAATTTATGACCCTACAAAACATGATTTTTAAGCCTCCAAAATCCTTCAATAACAATAACCCAACTTAAAAAgaacaaggaaaaaaaaataaaatctttcaaGGAAACTCATTGAACACAACCCCTCATTTTAAGCACTTTTCTCTTACTCATTCTTTTCTCTcagaaaaaaaagttttattcTTCTGGAAATAGCTAAAAGAAGTGGAATTGCAATGATTTTGATCTAAAAAAATTGAGTTCACTCTCTCACAAACAGAACACTAAAAACAGAgcatagaaagaaaaaacaggaCGAATAGAGATGGGAGGGGTAACATCATCAATGGCAGCGAAATTTGCATTTTTTCCACCAAACCCACCAACATACAAGCTAGTAACAGATGAATTAACAGGTCTTTTGCTATTAAGTCCATTCCCTCACCGTGAAAATGTTGAAATCTTAAAATTGCCAACTAGAAAAGGTACTGAGATAGTTGCTATGTATATAAGACATCCTATGGCTACTTCTACTCTTCTTTACTCTCATGGCAACGCTGCCGATCTGGGACAGATGTATGAGCTTTTCATCGAATTAAGCATCCATTTGAGGGTTAATCTCATGGGGTAATACTTTAAGTGTTTTTGTTTCTGGTGTTTGCAATTTCTTAGCTTCTGAAgtggctttttctttttctgtctcttgttttttttctttttttttctttttcctgtttGATGGTTTTGTAATTTTGCAATCTGggtttttggtatttttaagGTTTGTGGGTTATTGTTACTTTTTGAATTAGTTTTCAAGAAACTGATGGTTTTAGTTAATGCTTAGCTGGGTTTTTGCTGTTGGTTCTTGTTGGGAATGGGGCTTAGCTTGGACTTATTGTAATTAGCTGAAATTGTTTATTGGGTAAGATGTTAATACGTAGAATTAGAGTTTCAACTTTGAACAATCTTGATTCATGGGAAGGTCGTAGAAGGATTGTGTTTGTTAAAATACATTTTAGCAGGATGAAGATGGTTCGAGCTATATTTTGTGTATTTGAGCcctagttttatttttttcttggaaTATCAGCAGAACTGTTGTAGCTGCGATTCAACAGTTAAGTTGATAATAGTGCCTTCAAATAGTTATGCTTGATGAATTGATTCCTACAGCGTTATGGTCATACAGAGGTTTTGAACTTTATATCTGGAGAAGAATGCAAAGAACAGCCTGCTACTAGTTGTTTTCATACACATATTCTTGGGTTTGTAGATTCTGCTGATATCTTTAGCTAATACCTCTGCTTGCCCCACTAATAGCTGGAGTTAAATGGTCCATGAGTTTGAATTATTTGTCTTTCTACAATCTCTGGGATGTGCTATGTTATCCATGTTGTTGAAGTAAAACTCCATAAACATAGTTTCTGTTTATTCATCTTTGTAATCAGAAACAATCCTCAAAAAGTTTGGAGTTCTAATATGAATTTTCGAATTTTTGCAGGTATGACTATTCTGGATATGGGCAATCTTCTGGAAAGGTTTGCTTTTTAAACTCTGTGATAAtcaattcaaaagaaaaaatatttttgtttctatatTATCTGCAATCAATCACTGTCCTCttgtatgtgatatatattcatatttatacatGCATATCTGCTGAGTATTTATCGACTATGTGATAATTGTGGAAGCAAAGTAGAAGTCTCATCCAAAGTCTGTTCCTATGTTGCAGCCAAGTGAACAGCATACTTATGCAGATATTGAAGCTGCATACAAGTGTCTTGAAGAAAGTTACGGTACCAAACAGGAAGATATAATCCTTTATGGACAATCCGTTGGAAGTGGCCCCACTTTAGATCTTGCTGCCCGATTGCCTCAGTTACGAGCTGTTGTTCTGCATAGTCCCATACTCTCAGGCTTAAGAGTCATGTATCCCGTCAAGCGTACATACTGGTTTGATATTTACAAGGTAATATTTATGTAAGTGTATTTATCCCTTTGCGTAAGAGATGAGTTAGTAGTATTTAGTTTCTAACATAATGAGCTTGttgttttgtcttttttttttttcctttgcagAATATTGACAAAATTCCACTAGTTAATTGTCCTGTTCTTATCATTCATGTAAGTCTGCTACTTAACTCGTCGAGAAAAGTTCCTACATGTTTAGATCTTTATGTCAAAATGAAATTGGCATGTTGACAACATTCCACTAGTTAATTGTCCTGTTCTTTTAGTTTATGTGAATATGCTGCTGTAACACACGGGAAAAGTATATAAACAACATTagactatattaaaaaaaaatattaagctctttgttcttgtttttaatttcttgtttgcTATATGGATATACTTTCCATATACCTTCAGACCATTGTGTCATAATACATCTGGCATACAATGTACTAGATTTGCCTCCTTCACatgcttttctcttttgtgtataatttttctttgttttttttttcctttccattCATAGTGAATATGcacttcatttttcttatgtcAGAAGCTTCAGAGTTCTGAAATTTCTCAGGGGTTGAGAAACTATAGTATTATCCAGAGAGCATGTTGAAGTTCTGGCACTTTAGATGTTTAGCTTATCTAAGCTTGCTTTTCAACTAAAAGGGTCCTTGGTGTTCCGTGCACAATATATGATTCCCTGTCACttgattttagtttttgaagttttaactttttctGCAAGCTAAGAATTGCTACATTTAATTTTCCTGACCTAAGATTTATCATACTGTGGAACTTGTTAGGTCATATTtgactttgattttcttgaatATTCCTAGCAATGTACCAATTTTTGTCTCTTGGACTTTCCTTGTATAGGTTCTTAGGAGAtgtgatattatattttaataaagtaGACATAATTGGATCTGCATTGGTCTTATGGCTTTTGGAGGGATCTCAAATCTAAACAAAATCATGGTTATCATGCAAAATAAGTTGAACTACTGAAAAAATATGCTAAACTATTATTACACACTGATATATGTTCTGAATTCTGATACCTAAAAGGAACAAGATTTAAATTTGAGCAAGCCTTataaaattgttttaaaaaagaCTATCGTTAAATGAGAACTAGTTTTCCGGTAAATGAGAAACGgcaaagattaaaataaaagagctGTTTGTTTCATATTATAATGTGAAAAATGGCAAGTCATATGGACCCCATGGATGGTTGAATCTGCATTCTTATGCCATTTATTTGTACTGACCCAGATAATGCTTTATGCTGACATCAGTGAGTTTTTTCCTTTCTGCGGAGGGGCAACCAGATACGTTAAACGATGATGTTGTCCAGTCtgatatcttaatttttaattagctGTTTCTCTTGGATTGTCAATAAGTTCATTATTTATTGCAGGATATTCTTTGCCTTGTTATGCTTTATAGTTCTCTTTGCTAAGATGAACATAAACATTTTGCCTGTATCTTTGTCTGTATGAATAATCAAATTCTGGTTCTCAATCCAAAGGTGGCTCCATCTAAACCGATGTCTGGCCTGCTTGTGGTGTCTTACTACCATTCTTACCTAGGAGTCGCGATTCACCAAACATCATGAAAAGAATAAGTCAAGCCATGTTTCAGTTG comes from Ricinus communis isolate WT05 ecotype wild-type chromosome 5, ASM1957865v1, whole genome shotgun sequence and encodes:
- the LOC8260341 gene encoding alpha/beta hydrolase domain-containing protein 17B isoform X2; the encoded protein is MGGVTSSMAAKFAFFPPNPPTYKLVTDELTGLLLLSPFPHRENVEILKLPTRKGTEIVAMYIRHPMATSTLLYSHGNAADLGQMYELFIELSIHLRVNLMGYDYSGYGQSSGKPSEQHTYADIEAAYKCLEESYGTKQEDIILYGQSVGSGPTLDLAARLPQLRAVVLHSPILSGLRVMYPVKRTYWFDIYKNIDKIPLVNCPVLIIHMKLLIAPMVNNSGNCVKKNMNHSG
- the LOC8260341 gene encoding alpha/beta hydrolase domain-containing protein 17B isoform X1 gives rise to the protein MGGVTSSMAAKFAFFPPNPPTYKLVTDELTGLLLLSPFPHRENVEILKLPTRKGTEIVAMYIRHPMATSTLLYSHGNAADLGQMYELFIELSIHLRVNLMGYDYSGYGQSSGKPSEQHTYADIEAAYKCLEESYGTKQEDIILYGQSVGSGPTLDLAARLPQLRAVVLHSPILSGLRVMYPVKRTYWFDIYKNIDKIPLVNCPVLIIHGTSDEVVDCSHGKQLWELCKEKYEPLWLKGGNHCDLEHFPEYIRHLKKFVSTVEKSPSQRYSSRRSTDQFEQSRKSTDIFEVSRKSTDRREKPRHSTDRPEKLKNQSNHADKLEKLKNQSNNADKLEKLRISFDQMERSRRSVDCHEKSRKSIDHQLERARKSVDRYEMRLIAEILPFMVGSGVK